acacacacacacgcacacacacacacacaaacacacacacacacacacacacacacacacacacacacacatatatatatatatatatatatatatatatatatatatatacacatatatatatatatatatatatttatatatatatatatgcatatatatgtatatatatatatgtatatatatacatatatatatatatatatatatatatatatatatatatatatgcctatatacatatatatgtatatatatgtatatatatatacatatatacatatatatgtatatatacataaaaatatgcttaaatatacatatatatatatatttatgtatatatatatatatagatatatatttgtatatatgcatatcatattatatatatatatatatatatattatatatacatatatatatatatatatatatatatatatatatatatatatgtttatatatatatacatatatatatatacatatatagggggccgcggtggccgaatggttagagcgtcggactcaagactgtcacgacagcaatctgagttcgagggttcgagtcaccggccggcgcgttgtttcccttgggcaaggaacttcacctcgattgcctgcctagccactgggtggccaagccagctcaagtcagtgccgggtggatagaggtggtgactcgataaaaacaccgggcggaaggcaatggcaaaccaccgctctaaattgctaagaaaaaaatcatggaagcccatgatcgtcaaggccgcccgccgcgttgttcccttaggcaaggaacttcacctcgattgcctacctagccactggatggccaagccagcccaagtcagtgctggccccaagcccggataaatagagagaatgattacctaaaaaggtaccaccggcactctccgtggaaaggaactggggaccctaccacgtacccactccaagagcatcacaacatgaaaaaaaaaaaaactacaattaagtatcatgctgtgaccacggcggctcagacatgaacctaccgttaaaagaagaatatatatatgtatatatatatatatatatatatatatatatatatatgtatatatatatatatatatatatatatatatatatatatatatatttatatatatatatatatatgcatatatatatatatatatatatatatatatatatatatatatatatatatatatatatacacacacacacacacacacacacacacacacacacacacacacacacacgcacacacagacacacacacaccacacacacacatatatatatatatatatatatatatatatatatatatatatgtataatatatgatatatatatgtatagaatgtatatatatatatgcatagtatagtatatatatatatatatatatatatatatatgcatatatatatatatatatatatatatatatatatatatatatatatatatatatatatatatatatatatatatatatcatcatcaataacggtatgctcatgtttgtgcagccgtggtcacagcatgataattgtgattttcatgttgtgatgagtacgtggtacatatatatatatatatgcatatatacatatatatatatatatatatatataatatatatatatatatatatatatatatatatataatatatatatatatatatatatatatactataatatatatatatatatatataattatatatatatatatatcatatatatatatatatatatatatatatatatatatattataatatatgtgtatatatatatatatatatatatatatatatatatatatatatatatatatatatatatacacgcatgcatatatgtatgtatgtatttatatgcacacacacacgggcacacacacacacacacacacacacacacacacacatacacacacacacacacacacacacacacacaatatatatatatatatatatatatatatatatatatatatatacacacacacacacacacacacacacacacacacacacacacaaacacaaacatagggggtgggggttgctAGCTTAAATATTTGATTCAATTCTTTTGTGTCGCGTTTAGCCTTGACTTAGACTAAACATCTGCAAACATGCTAGAAAGTAAAAACTGTTTGCTCCCACATTTAGCCTCGACCTAGAATAATTATCTCTGCTTAAATTAGCCCGAAAATGGTGGCACTTTTACATTATTCAATAGTTTAACCTTTAAATTCAACCTTTAAATTTAACCTTTAAATTCTTAAGAAATGAACTTATGTGGTATTATCAACTCAAATCACTgactttaaaatcaaaatataaaacaacttGACGCTTTTGTGTACATGCCAGagatcatgtgtatgtatatatatatatatatatatatatatatatatatatatatatatatatatatatatatatatatatatatatatatatatatatatatatatatatatatatatatatatatatatatatatataaacacacacacactcacacatagtgGTAATGCACGCGGCTgtggaccatgagggtcggtcaTCCAGCGCGTGTGTCCGAATGCTGTCCCAAAGTTCGAGATTGTAAGGAAGGGCGTCCACTCGGGGACGGCCTGCCAGAACCAAAGTCCCTCGAAAGAAGGCACCTTCCTAGCCCTTAAGAGGGGATTCGTAAAaccgaatcacacacacacacacacacacacacacaaacacacaccacacacacacacacacacacacacacacacacacacacacacaacacacatatatatatatatatatatatatatatatatatatatataatacatacatacatatacatacatacatatatatatatatatatatatatatatatatatatatatatatatatatatatatatatatatatatatataatcaacatctCGATTTTGTAGAAATTGTTACCACTTATTTCATCTACATTTAACTACATGTTCATTATATGAAACTTATTTTAATGTCTGAAAAATGTTGTTATCTTGTtagtgtaaaaaagggaaaccaatcTATAAATTAAAACGGCAatgctttatcaaaaaaaatgatttgcaaaagaaatataacaataactatactGTTAAAACTGTGAAGAGTTATAAAATTCAGGAACAATGATAACCATTATGCCCATGTTAACGTCATCGGGGGAAAAATACTAACAGGATAAAGCTGACGAGTAAAGTATGAAAGGATTGCGAATTGATGAAGACATTTTACTGCAACTGTTAAGTTTAGTTTTGATAAGCAGCACGGACTTCGTTAACAGAATAATGCCTGAGTGGAGTGCGACCTTGCCCAAGCTCAAGGAGGTCATCAGTAGGTCACAGTGAGCGAGGACGATGTGTTATTGCTCGAGGAGCATCTGATGTTGTTTGGCTTATATGTAACCCTATTCATTGATATTTAGATATTAATTTAAGATATCAAattgatttcacacacacacacacacacacacacacacacacacacacacacacacacacacacacacacatatatatatatatatatattatatatatatatatatatatatatatatatatatatatatcttcttggtTGTCTGCCGTGTGACAGGTTCAGCGCCACACATGCCATCCATCCTGATCTTCAGTCCTGCCCTTGATCTCTCCATATGTTTCTGTTCtaccgtttcctttttttcgccaCTGATCGGACAACGGTAACTTATCCTAATCTTCTATCTGTGAgcgagtcagcattagtcgacacaggccgggctcccctcatgggcatagcccgggcgaggctaagcttcgcatatcggacttaaccTTATCTTCTGTCTCTCCAATCCACACCAACATTTTTGATAATTTCTATAAGTTTTTCCCAATTGACTCAACCGAAAGCTTTTTCAAAGTCCACGAACGATACATATAACTCTTGATCTTGTTCAGTATTTCGTTTTGCCAGGATTCTCCTCACTGCTATCGCTTCTTTTGTTCCACGTCCTTTTTTAAAGCCAAATTGATCTTGCTCAATTGCATctgttattttgttcttcttttcagAATCTTGAGTATTAACTTTGATGCATGAGATATTAAGCTAATTGTTCTGTGTCCCTCGCATTTCTTAGCCGCTGGTTTCTTCTCCAACGGTGCCATCAAGCTTTTAACAAAGTCCTCAGGCCATTTTCCCTCCAGTACTTCTGCTGGCACAGCAGCACTATTTCATTTAATGCAGTGCTATTTCAAGTCTTTATCATTTCCGCCGGTATATTGTCTGTTCCTTTTGCCTTCCCTGTTTTTAGTTCTTACATTCTTATGATGTTTGGTTCGATTTCGTTTTTATCAACTTCCGATTCCTCTTCTACAGACAATCCTTGTTGTACAGCATTTCTGTATATTCCTTCCACCTATTTTTGATGTCGTTCGGGTCCGTTAGAAAttcaccctttttattttctattcctctttgGAATATTACTACGTCTCTTGTTGAATGttaattcctttattttctgGTATACTTGATCGGATCTTTCCATATCATCCagcctttctatttctctatacTCCTCTTCTCAACACCGTTCTCTTGCCCCGTTCATTGTTCTCAGTTCGCTGTTCAGTTCTCGGTATTTTCTCTTCCGCTCATCCATCTTAACCAGCATTTCTTCAGTCACCCAAGGCCTCTTTATTCTCCTCGTTTTCACCTTACCAGTGGTGTTATCTGCACCTTTAATCATTGCGTTCCGTAATCTCCACCATCTGTTGTTTACAGTGATTACAGTTTTGGTGTTTCTCGCCAGTTCGTTGTTGATTGCCTTCACATACTCCTCTCCTTTTTCAGCCTTTAGTTGTTCTCTGTTCCATTTTAAGATTAATTTTGCTTTGGCTCCTTCTTCAGCTTGAGATTGACTTTCATAATCACCATTTTGTGATCAGAATCAACATCTGCCGCTGGGTAGAAACACGAGTTCTTCTTACTTGTCTTGTACCTTTGTCTGACAATGACGTAATCCAGCCACAATTTCCTTATACCTTCTGGTGCTTTGGAAGTGTACCTccttctgttgttattcttgaaTAATGTGTTTGTTATCGTCAGATTGTTTCTCACACAAAAGTCTACTAGCATCTCGACTCTGATGTTTCTTTTCCGCAGCCCAGAATTTCCGACCATGTTCAAGATCTTTTCATCTCCAAGAGTTGCATTAATATCTCCAAGTACCACTACGTAATCTTTGCCTTTACATGTCATTTTTTCTTCGACTTTGTCATACATTTTTTCCACCTCTTCATCTAGATTATCGCTTGTTGGCATGTATACAACCATCACCACTAGATCTACTGGTGTCCCACACAATCTTACCACCATTAGACTGTCACTGCAGCAATCAACCTCCATTACGGCTTGACTGCTGCTACACCACGTTGTGTCTCTTGTCCTCCAGAATATACCATCCGAAAATCACCACCGTTAATATCACCTTGCTCCATCCATAATACCTCTTTCATTCCTAAGATGTTGACCTTgtatctttccatttctctctttacgTTTTCCAAGTTTCCTGTTGTTGCCAATGTTCTCAGATTCCATGTACCAATTTTCAATATACCGTAAGGCTTTCGCATGATGACGACCTGAGAGGCCTTATGCCCTCCCCTGCCAtcgcagtacaggagccaaaACCAGGTTACTGGCCCGCCTCCTGCTGTTCTGAAGCCACCTTTGACCCACGGTACGGCTCTTCCGCCAACTTCAGATAGTAGTGTCGCTGCTGCTCGACCTACGGTTTATTTTAGAGTTTTCCATCTCCTAGCAGGATGGCCGTCcgccatccatccatatatatatagatagatagatagatagatagatagatatatagatagatagatagatagatagatagatagatagatagatagatagatagatagatagatagagagatagatagatagatagatataacgcaagtatatgtatatgtatatatatttgtatgtaattatatatatatatatatatatatatatatatatatatatatatatatatatgcatatatatatatatatataagatataatatatatatatatatatatgtatatatatgtatataatatatatatatatatatatatatatatatatttatatatattatataaatatgtatatatatgtacaccacacacacacacacacacacacacaacacacacacacacacacacacaccacacacacacacacacacacacacacatatatatatatatatatatatatatatatatatacatatatattatatatatatatatatatatatatatatatatatatatatatatatatatatatataatgatcattccgtttagtgatgatgataaatatatagtgtatatatatatatatatatatatatatatatatatatatatatatatatatatatattgtgtgtgtgtgtgtgtgtgtgtgtgtgtgtgtgtgtgtgtgtgtgtgtgtgtgtgtgcgtgtgtatgtatgtgtgtgtgtgtgtatgtttgtgtttgtgtgtacacatgtatacatacgtacatatatacatatatatctgaatagTGTTTCATATTCCTAGCAAATTTTGTGACCGTCCCTCTGGCAAGTTCCCGAGTGGAGCACGTGTGTCCTGCTGAGCATTAGTCTCTCCTGCCCCGGGTTCTGGGTCACACAGGCATTCAGTCCTTTAGTCCTTACATGTGGTACCACGGGGGAAAGCTCATGGCGACCTTTTGTACGGAGGTTGCTACGGTAGGACAGACATTATTTGCGAAGTCATGCTCTGCCAGGATAAGAGTAATGGCCGAGTGCTTCTGTGTGTGggggatataatatgtatatatatatatatatatatatatatatatatatatatatatatatatatatatgcatatattatatatatatatatatatgcatatatatatatatatatatattatatatatatatatatatatatatatatatatatatacaattttttttttcaacagccattcattccgctgcaggacataagcctctctcaattcattactgagaggttgtatggcagtgccacccttgcctgattggatgcctttcctaatcaaccgcggtttgtgccacggcagtgacttctcctacgacacatgtgtgtgtgtgtgtgtgtgtgtgtgtgtgtgtgtgtgtacatatacatatacatatatatatatatatatatatatatatatatatatatatatatatatatatatgtatatatatgtacatatacatatatatatgtatatatgtacacacacacacacacacacacacacacacgcacaacacacacacaccacacacacacacgcacacacacacacacacaaaatttatatatagatatatatatatatcatatatactacaacatatatatatatattataatatatatatatattatatatttatatatatatatatatgtatatatNNNNNNNNNNNNNNNNNNNNNNNNNNNNNNNNNNNNNNNNNNNNNNNNNNNNNNNNNNNNNNNNNNNNNNNNNNNNNNNNNNNNNNNNNNNNNNNNNNNNtaaaaaacacacacacacacaacacccacagatatatatatattaatatttaaaatatatataaaattttatatatatatttaaaatttatatatatatataattttaatatataatatatatacatatattatatatatatatatatatattttatatattttatatatcccaatatattatatgtgtggtggggtgtgggggttttaaatttattatttttaaaaatgttaaaataattttttcatatatttaaaatattttatatttttatcatatataaaatatatatgttatatatataaatatatattatataaagggcctatataaaaaatatattatatataaattttttaatatattattatatatgtataaacacaaaaccacacacacacaaaacacacccagatatataaaatttttaatattaaaatatatatatatataatatatatataataatataatttcatttttatatatatatatatttatatataatatgttgtatatttattataaaaatatattatatattatatatataatgtaatattcattatatatattttaaaatattatcccttaaaatattatatattataaaattttataatataatatattatataaaaaaaatattatatatattataaatatttgtgtgtttttgtgtgtgttggtgtgtgtgtgtgtgtgtgtgtttgtgtactttttatacatatgctttaaaatatatacattatccatatttgtatcatcatcatttaacggtttTTTCAtgccctgagccgccgtggtcacagcatgtacccCATTTGCATTTTTCCCACGTTGTGTTtggctcttgggagtgagtactggaaaggggcccccaaatttcccttttttccacggagagtcccgggtgttacctttttgggtaaccctttttctcttattctatccCGGGCTTgggggggccagcactgactggctttggggccacccgtggctaggcaggcccaAACGAGGTGAAgggtttccttgcccaagggaaacaacgcggggggtCGGTTTACTCGGGaaacccccgaatcagattgGCCCTCGTGACAGCTTTAgtccccacgctctaaccatttccggggcccccgcggcccttcCCATCAGGGCTTTtccccccctgatttttttttggcaatttagaaacgtgggggttttccaaatttcctcccgcccggtttttttttttttttttttttttttttttttttcctacaattaatatatatcatttttttttttttttttttttgaaatcaccatctctatttacccggccaaATGACTTGGGCTTTACTTGGGCCCCCCAGTGCTTGGAGGCCCAAAcgggtgaagttttccctttcctaaaggggaaaaaacgcggcgtgtgactcgaacccttttgGGGAACCCCCAGATTCCGTCCCTGAAAAGTCTTTAGTtcccccacgctctaaccattccgccaccgcggcccacccctttttatataaaacaaaatttacaaaaacatatttattaaaaaatatatttaagtgtgttttgtgtatattaatattttaatatataatatatacattattttatttatatatatataataatatattatatataattttaaatttaataatgtatgtgtgtgtgtttttatagatGGAAAAGATTTGGTAGATAGGTATGtacatgtaattttatatattttatattatataaaattttaaaatatatatatatatttttatatacatttttatatatatatatataattatataatataattttataaatataaaatttttcacatatatgcatgtatactataaactatatatatttttaatataatatatatatataatatataataaaatattaaagttaatttatattaatgttttgtatacacaaaaacacacacaaaacacacacacacaccaaaaacacacaccaaaaccacacacacacaaaatataaatttttatatattatatatatatatatatatataatttgcaaaaatacatatttaaaaataatttttttatatacatattatgtaaaattttattgtttaaaaaaagtataatttcatataccaaaaaattcatttttttatatatatataaatttatataaatatatattttattttataaaaaaacaaaacaacaaccacacacaaaccccaaaaaaacacacccacagatatatatttatatatttatatataatatatatatatatattaatatatatatattatatgtattttatacataattattaaaattttacatatacatatattttcttttattatatattaaaaatatgtttgtgtgtggtgtgtgttttgtgtgtgtgtgtgtggggttttgttttgttttaaaattaataccttggattatataatatatacatatatgtatctaaaaacccttatttacacacatatgtatataaattttaaaatttaatgtgtttgtgtgtgtgtgtatattataaaatattttatattatgttaataaatattatattaaaatatatataatatatacataataattaaaatattttatatatataattttatattatatttatatatatgtattgtgtgtgtatagatggatagatgatgtGGGTGGTATGTAcatgttttttgtattatatataatatatatatatattaattattattatatataattttatgtataatatataatatttatataaaatattaaaatataatttatatatacatgtaaaatattctattataaatatataaaaatattttatattatattatatatgcatttacattatacccataaaatatgtaaaataaaatatattttaaaaatatatatatattaaatatttaaaatgttatattatgtttgggataaaacacaacacaccaccaacaaacacacacacccacacacaaaacacacacacaccaccaccaaaccccacacacacacaaaacccccaattttatatattataatatatactgattatatatatataaaataaaatatttatatatgcatatacatataaaaaatacatttaaattttattatatatattttttattatatatattttttattttgttagcatataaaaatataaataaaacatttttatataatttatatatatatatatatatatatttataattatatatatattttatttaaatttcatatatgtatatatgtaatattttgcattttatttaaagtaacacacccccacccacccacacccccacacacaccaaaacaaaaacacacacacacaaattatatattaaaatatatatttatatatatataaaatatatatatatattttaatatttttatatatataggggtgtgtatatgtatatatactatattttatagtacatatataatatattattatatacatatttcatataaaaattataatatatattatataaaactatatttttaaatatatatatattgtgtgtgtgtgtgtgtgtgtatgtgtgtttgtggggtggttttgtgttgtacattaatacatatgcccaaaatataaaatatatacaatatgtattaaaacatatatttacacacatattatataaacatattattaatgtgtgtgtgtacataatatgtgttatattatatatatatgatataatatatatatatatatatatatttttttatatatgtatgttgtgttatagatgaaagatagatagatagataggtatgtcatgtatatatattttatattatatatattatatttatatcttaaaatatatatatttatatacatattatatataattatatatatatattatatattttatattcagtatatatatttatatattttatatatatatatatatatatatatattatatgtgtgtgtgtgtggtgtgtggtgtgttgtgtgttgtgtgttgtgtgtgttgtgtgtgtggtttgtgcatatactatatataacatatatatatgtatatatagtatatatatatatattttatatatatatatatataattatatacttatctatatatgtaatatacacacatatttaaaaaatatattatatatatatttatatatactatatatatattatatatatgtgtgtgtgtgtgtgtgtcatatatatattatatatatatatatatataatatattatttatagatttgtggggtgtgtgtgtgtgtgtgtgtgtgtgtgtgttttgtgtgt
The Penaeus monodon isolate SGIC_2016 chromosome 18, NSTDA_Pmon_1, whole genome shotgun sequence genome window above contains:
- the LOC119584750 gene encoding craniofacial development protein 2-like; amino-acid sequence: MEVDCCSDSLMVVRLCGTPVDLVVMVVYMPTSDNLDEEVEKMYDKVEEKMTCKGKDYVVVLGDINATLGDEKILNMVGNSGLRKRNIRVEMLVDFCVRNNLTITNTLFKNNNRRRYTSKAPEGIRKLWLDYVIVRQRYKTSKKNSCFYPAADVDSDHKMVIMKVNLKLKKEPKQN